Proteins encoded in a region of the Drosophila gunungcola strain Sukarami chromosome 3L unlocalized genomic scaffold, Dgunungcola_SK_2 000005F, whole genome shotgun sequence genome:
- the LOC128259515 gene encoding phosphatidylinositol 4-kinase beta isoform X2 encodes MGILLPPVSQVTNTRINHTQHHRNRSLDSALQRIPEVEVSSPNAENENTFCSPSILSANMCSKIATTAASVTAALSPPPTPALMSVAASTATPPPTLGARGNTQHTVPKLQQSICLTAACRSSAVGESCPTLRVRRKSSELVATNGQEMIETIVSSTGNAGGSSNNSCSSAGSSKKREDLTSLGSDDSGIICGSESDQISLNRICHSHESLDSGEMDADGVADADAEECVDLMEATSIDEEYIIMQPDHLCFYPPHAATNELDCRTLRPSRKQKRQQQRALEQGNLLAQAPHNDGQTVDADVDARTRYRVMNMSQAAINVELGAAPNEIEPVVYDKKSFHDHLEDADLPNPAEASSPPSLPTPSAAATTPATPLATNTPTATPTPTESTKNDQVLFKNFFGATKNAIFRTAQSIIENHEKKNAAKQKEQPDNSNAVPLVSSPSGGSTSPQDQVKSPTDISKKKEFFSLLTSNSSKKAAAAAAAAAANSAANTPIVSPTEGQAPAADHNIQQLYDTTVDSRVKERTLNLRLPGADSEAGERALEKSSSFNSLHKLKLPVPGVVKYFISERAPVSDLLQKPEKGQSGLLRFFESPVFNIHFAVHYLFYSKEPGVLSFIGNKIFSFPDQEVDLYIPQLIVMYIQMDELAEVLDPYLTIRCRKSVDFSLKCLWLLEAYNYQVDSLGNSHNSSRKSKLALMKEIFSKKEQKQAQNEAKSAGTAGVGEPRSIVAFAKKTHHRSQSDATVLLADSRSPHTLSISHRMYQQPPYTTQTLPTTPAKLCLGDLSSGHAFDNGCTCFETVRGQVNGLLGQRTLCSCGAPKTAPQKEFMKALMNVGKKLTSLPSKAEKTSALRMFLNLINKNLPARVWLPLYSDIPHHVVRITEEKTAVLNSKDKTPYIIYVEVVEIPDIYTSPLIPKMMPSLRHTKSEEHLEGSCLNSHQHLSCSRTSSCSSSQQGSSCRRKKGPDVDGSCGDSGSGPHTCYGNVISLGGLQLQEDDVWSKEDDEITAQYLNMRKVSERDTISQMSLDSCDSRDQSPPIVFNIGDVRLRHCSNLSCENTKSFSNDPEDPSAAALKEPWHEKEKLIRESSPYGHLSNWRLLSAIVKCGDDLRQELMATQLLQMFKIIWQEEEVDLWVRPYKIVCLSNDSGLIEPILNTVSLHQIKKNSNKSLRDYFIDEYGAPNSESFRRAQKNFVQSCAAYCLISYLLQVKDRHNGNILFHSDGHIIHIDFGFILSISPKNLGFEQSPFKLTPEFVEVMGGTSSEHWREFNRLLLVGMMTARKHMDRIINFVEIMRSNAHLPCFKNGCSGTVQNLRKRFHMNLTEQEMERKVEQLVQDSLKSLSTKLYDGYQYYTNGIL; translated from the exons ATGGGCATACTGCTGCCCCCAGTATCACAGGTGACCAATACTCGCATCAATCACACGCAGCACCACCGCAATCGCAGCCTCGACAGTGCCCTGCAACGCATTCCGGAG GTTGAAGTGTCTTCACCAAATGCCGAAAACGAGAACACATTCTGCTCCCCGTCCATTCTCAGTGCGAATATGTGCTCAAAGATTGCCACGACCGCGGCGAGTGTAACGGCAGCTCTGTCCCCGCCCCCCACGCCGGCCTTGATGTCCGTGGCCGCTTCGACGGCAACCCCGCCCCCGACTTTGGGCGCCAGGGGAAACACGCAGCATACAGTGCCGAAGCTTCAGCAGTCGATTTGTTTGACAGCAGCTTGTAGGTCCAGTGCCGTCG GGGAGTCCTGTCCAACACTGCGGGTACGGCGCAAGTCCAGCGAGTTGGTTGCGACCAATGGACAGGAAATGATCGAGACTATTGTCAGCAGCACCGGGAACGCCggtggcagcagcaacaacagctgcagcagcgccggcagcagcaaaaagcGGGAAGATCTCACTAGTCTGGGGTCGGATGACTCCG GCATCATCTGTGGCTCAGAGTCGGACCAAATATCCCTGAATCGCATATGCCATTCACATGAATCGCTCGATTCGGGTGAGATGGATGCGGACGGCGTTGCGGATGCCGATGCAGAGGAGTGCGTTGACCTCATGGAGGCGACGTCCATCGACGAGGAGTATATTATAATGCAACCAGACCATCTCTGCTTCTATCCCCCACACGCCGCTACAAACGAACTGGATTGCCGCACCCTGCGTCCTTCTCGCAAACAgaagcggcagcagcagcgagcCCTGGAGCAGGGCAATCTACTGGCCCAGGCTCCGCACAACGATGGCCAAACTGTGGATGCTGACGTCGATGCCCGAACAAGGTACCGCGTTATGAACATGTCCCAGGCAGCCATCAATGTTGAACTTGGCGCAGCTCCCAATGAAATTGAACCAGTGGTGTACGACAAAAAGTCTTTCCACGATCACCTAGAGGATGCGGATTTACCGAATCCAGCCGAGGCATCATCGCCACCATCCCTGCCCACCCCAAGTGCTGCGGCAACGACGCCAGCAACGCCATTGGCAACCAACACGCcaactgccacgcccacaccaACGGAGAGCACCAAGAACGACCAGGTTCTGTTCAAGAACTTCTTCGGGGCCACCAAGAACGCTATCTTCCGCACAGCCCAAAGCATTATTGAAAACCACGAGAAAAAGAACGCTGCCAAGCAGAAGGAGCAGCCTGATAACTCTAATGCGGTGCCTTTAGTAAGTTCGCCAAGCGGTGGTAGTACATCGCCACAGGACCAGGTCAAGTCACCTACTGACATTTCCAAAAAGAAGGAATTTTTCAGTCTGCTTACGTCGAATTCCAGCAAAAAGGCCGCGGCTGCTGCGGCAGCGGCTGCAGCGAACTCAGCTGCCAACACTCCTATCGTCTCGCCCACGGAAGGTCAAGCTCCAGCAGCAGACCATAATATTCAACAACTGTACGACACAACTGTCGATTCAAGGGTGAAGGAGCGTACGCTCAACCTGCGCCTTCCCGGTGCAGATAGTGAAGCCGGCGAAAGAGCACTGGAAAAGTCTTCATCATTTAACTCGCTACACAAACTAAAACTCCCTGTTCCCGGTGTCGTTAAGTACTTCATCAGTGAACGAGCACCGGTGTCGGATTTGCTGCAAAAGCCGGAAAAAGGTCAAAGTGGCCTGTTGCGTTTCTTCGAGTCGCCAGTCTTTAACATACATTTCGCTGTGCATTACCTCTTTTACTCGAAAGAACCGGGAGTGCTTAGCTTTATCGGCAATAAGATCTTCAGCTTTCCCGACCAGGAGGTCGATCTATACATACCACAACTGATTGTCATGTACATCCAGATGGATGAACTAGCCGAGGTTCTGGATCCGTATCTGACCATTCGCTGTCGCAAGTCCGTGGACTTCTCGCTCAAATGTCTGTGGCTACTGGAGGCCTACAACTACCAGGTGGACTCCCTAGGAAACTCACACAACAGCTCCCGGAAATCTAAGCTGGCGCTCATGAAGGAAATATTCTCAAAAAAGGAGCAGAAGCAGGCTCAGAACGAAGCCAAGTCTGCTGGCACGGCAGGCGTCGGGGAGCCGAGGTCGATAGTGGCCTTTGCCAAGAAGACACACCACCGCTCACAATCCGATGCCACAGTGCTGCTAGCCGACTCCCGCTCACCTCACACATTAAGCATATCTCACCGTATGTATCAGCAACCGCCCTACACTACGCAAACGCTTCCCACAACTCCCGCCAAACTATGTCTCGGTGACTTATCCTCGGGACACGCCTTCGACAACGGATGCACTTGCTTCGAGACGGTGCGAGGACAAGTGAACGGACTGCTCGGACAGAGGACGCTTTGCAGCTGTGGAGCTCCAAAGACCGCGCCCCAAAAGGAGTTCATGAAGGCACTGATGAACGTGGGTAAAAAACTCACTTCATTGCCTTCTAAAGCGGAGAAGACCTCGGCGCTGCGGATGTTCCTCAACTTAATCAACAAGAACCTGCCCGCCCGAGTTTGGCTGCCGCTCTACTCGGACATTCCGCACCACGTCGTTCGAATTACGGAGGAAAAGACCGCTGTACTCAACTCAAAGGACAAGACCCCTTACATCATCTATGTGGAAGTGGTCGAAATTCCTGACATCTACACATCTCCCTTGATACCCAAGATGATGCCCTCGCTGCGGCATACAAAGAGTGAAGAGCACCTGGAAGGGTCCTGCCTAAATTCGCACCAACACCTGAGCTGTAGCCGTACTTCCAGCTGCAGCAGTAGTCAGCAGGGCTCGAGCTGCCGGCGAAAGAAGGGCCCAGATGTGGATGGCAGTTGTGGCGACTCTGGCTCTGGTCCACACACATGCTACGGCAACGTGATTTCCCTGGGCGGTCTTCAGCTCCAAGAAGATGACGTGTGGTCGAAGGAGGACGATGAGATTACGGCGCAGTACCTTAACATGCGAAAAGTGAGCGAGCGAGACACCATTTCACAGATGTCGCTGGACTCTTGCGATTCACGGGACCAAA GCCCACCAATCGTCTTCAACATTGGAGACGTGCGCTTGCGTCACTGCAGCAACTTAAGCTGCGAGAACACAAAATCATTCAGCAACGACCCAGAAGATCCGTCGGCAGCGGCCCTAAAG GAACCATGGCACGAAAAGGAAAAGCTTATTCGCGAATCTTCGCCGTATGGCCATCTATCGAACTGGCGGCTGCTTTCTGCCATTGTTAAGTGCGGCGATGATTTACGACAGGAACTTATGGCTACCCAACTGTTACAG atgtttaaaattatctgGCAAGAGGAAGAAGTAGATCTGTGGGTGCGCCCGTACAAAATCGTCTGCCTTTCAAATGACAGTGGTCTTATTGAGCCCATCCTCAACACTGTCTCCCTGCACCAGATCAAAAAGAACTCCAACAAATCATTGAGAGATTATTTTATCGACGAGTACGGTGCACCCAACTCAGAGAGTTTCCGCCGAGCGCAAAAGAATTTCGTTCAAAGCTGTGCAGCCTACTGTCTAATTTCGTATTTGCTGCAAGTCAAGGACAG GCATAATGGCAATATACTCTTCCATTCGGATGGGCACATTATACACATTGACTTCGGATTCATTCTGAGTATATCTCCCAAAAACTTGG GATTTGAACAATCTCCATTTAAGCTTACTCCGGAATTTGTGGAAGTCATGGGAGGCACCAGCTCGGAGCATTGGCGTGAATTTAATAGGCTCTTGCTGGTGGGGATGATGACCGCCCGAAAGCATATGGATCGAATTATTAACTTTGTGGAAATCATGCGCAGCA ATGCACATTTGCCGTGCTTTAAAAATGGATGCTCCGGAACTGTACAGAATCTCCGCAAACGCTTTCATATGAATTTAACCGAGCAAGAAATGGAACGAAAAGTTGAGCAGCTTGTACAGGACTCGTTAAAAAGTCTGTCAACCAAACTGTACGATGGTTATCAGTACTACACGAATGGCATATTGTGA
- the LOC128259528 gene encoding uncharacterized protein LOC128259528 translates to MCLCMGAAICVSMWATDETVNLVRSTSVCGSPLILTRHCIRKYEFALSNPSNLEFSTQLPRPTSVPHIDHDSATGLSSFNITVRLGQEADPSVNPKVAGPRTMVRSGPKVIRAAEVVDHPALIAPLPYLNFLRYLKRKVFRSYDLPSLLQVGVVQWNAMSDAKKKLFEPERILARVARRQRRQRRRRLLRRGQHGQKGRAIVRRPIYDQRPSQRR, encoded by the exons ATGTGTCTATGTATGGGCGCAGCCATTTGTGTTTCAATGTGGGCTACCGATGAGACGGTTAATTTAGTTCGGTCGACTTCTGTTTGTGGGTCCCCTCTTATTTTAACGAGGCACTGCATCAGGAAATATGAATTCGCTTTGTCAAATCCAAGCAACCTTGAGTTTTCCACTCAACTCCCTCGACCAACCAGCGTTCCCCACATCGATCATGACAGCGCAACTGGGCTTTCTAGTTTTAATATTACTGTGCGACTGGGTCAAGAAGCCGATCCTTCAGTTAATCCAAAAGTTGCTGGTCCACGCACTATGGTGCGCTCCGGGCCGAAAGTGATCCGGGCCGCCGAAGTTGTAGACCATCCCGCTCTGATCGCTCCTCTTCCCTACCTCAACTTCCTCCGCTACTTGAAGCGAAAAGTCTTTCGCAGCTACGATCTGCCCAGCTTACTCCAGGTGGGCGTAGTCCAATGGAACGCGATGAGCGATGCCAAGAAGAAGTTGTTCGAGCCAGAA CGCATCTTAGCCCGTGTGGCTCGCAGGCAAAGGAGGCAAAGGCGTCGCCGATTGCTGCGCCGTGGTCAGCATGGTCAGAAAGGACGAGCTATAGTGCGACGGCCCATCTATGACCAACGTCCTTCGCAGCGACGTTGA
- the LOC128259515 gene encoding uncharacterized protein LOC128259515 isoform X1 — MNSVISAFKGKKSSAANGTVSGETKQNHGGGLLSISSVGGSVAKKKPVAQNSGYQYLRHIREIETANKLLSPAVVVAEDRSDGKSGSAPTAAAGVDMVDHVCLPATVRLTSAETLSDLNMNGKTVGAVGSATTFGDNANLETTDTWNSPLPATTTDDDDLSEHSNAACTSTSSSSEHSNSTVVHSPTVAESTSASASASASVRHPSPSLSQHSQSSLAITCEPHSTSTTTLSSLGSDLGNGNGNTIPAFLIAARPVTLPIGGQMPSATVQPGACSAASTPKHSRYSKPRLSLSRVFNHCSMPSVHGRSNLSVTQSGEGMLAANPGTVANTPKRISTHQRNLSLDFRSMGILLPPVSQVTNTRINHTQHHRNRSLDSALQRIPEVEVSSPNAENENTFCSPSILSANMCSKIATTAASVTAALSPPPTPALMSVAASTATPPPTLGARGNTQHTVPKLQQSICLTAACRSSAVGESCPTLRVRRKSSELVATNGQEMIETIVSSTGNAGGSSNNSCSSAGSSKKREDLTSLGSDDSGIICGSESDQISLNRICHSHESLDSGEMDADGVADADAEECVDLMEATSIDEEYIIMQPDHLCFYPPHAATNELDCRTLRPSRKQKRQQQRALEQGNLLAQAPHNDGQTVDADVDARTRYRVMNMSQAAINVELGAAPNEIEPVVYDKKSFHDHLEDADLPNPAEASSPPSLPTPSAAATTPATPLATNTPTATPTPTESTKNDQVLFKNFFGATKNAIFRTAQSIIENHEKKNAAKQKEQPDNSNAVPLVSSPSGGSTSPQDQVKSPTDISKKKEFFSLLTSNSSKKAAAAAAAAAANSAANTPIVSPTEGQAPAADHNIQQLYDTTVDSRVKERTLNLRLPGADSEAGERALEKSSSFNSLHKLKLPVPGVVKYFISERAPVSDLLQKPEKGQSGLLRFFESPVFNIHFAVHYLFYSKEPGVLSFIGNKIFSFPDQEVDLYIPQLIVMYIQMDELAEVLDPYLTIRCRKSVDFSLKCLWLLEAYNYQVDSLGNSHNSSRKSKLALMKEIFSKKEQKQAQNEAKSAGTAGVGEPRSIVAFAKKTHHRSQSDATVLLADSRSPHTLSISHRMYQQPPYTTQTLPTTPAKLCLGDLSSGHAFDNGCTCFETVRGQVNGLLGQRTLCSCGAPKTAPQKEFMKALMNVGKKLTSLPSKAEKTSALRMFLNLINKNLPARVWLPLYSDIPHHVVRITEEKTAVLNSKDKTPYIIYVEVVEIPDIYTSPLIPKMMPSLRHTKSEEHLEGSCLNSHQHLSCSRTSSCSSSQQGSSCRRKKGPDVDGSCGDSGSGPHTCYGNVISLGGLQLQEDDVWSKEDDEITAQYLNMRKVSERDTISQMSLDSCDSRDQSPPIVFNIGDVRLRHCSNLSCENTKSFSNDPEDPSAAALKEPWHEKEKLIRESSPYGHLSNWRLLSAIVKCGDDLRQELMATQLLQMFKIIWQEEEVDLWVRPYKIVCLSNDSGLIEPILNTVSLHQIKKNSNKSLRDYFIDEYGAPNSESFRRAQKNFVQSCAAYCLISYLLQVKDRHNGNILFHSDGHIIHIDFGFILSISPKNLGFEQSPFKLTPEFVEVMGGTSSEHWREFNRLLLVGMMTARKHMDRIINFVEIMRSNAHLPCFKNGCSGTVQNLRKRFHMNLTEQEMERKVEQLVQDSLKSLSTKLYDGYQYYTNGIL; from the exons ATGAACTCCGTCATATCAGCATTTAAGGGTAAAAAGAGCAGCGCTGCCAACGGCACTGTTTCCGGAGAGACCAAACAGAACCATGGCGGAGGTCTCCTCAGCATATCCAGCGTCGGCGGCAGCGTGGCCAAAAAAAAGCCGGTGGCCCAGAACAGTGGCTACCAGTACCTGCGGCACATACGCGAGATCGAAACCGCCAACAAGCTGCTTTCCCCCGCCGTGGTTGTCGCGGAGGACAGGTCAGACGGCAAGTCCGGTTCTGCGCCGACAGCGGCAGCCGGAGTCGACATGGTGGACCACGTCTGTCTGCCCGCTACGGTACGGCTGACCAGTGCGGAAACCCTGTCCGACTTAAACATGAACGGAAAGACCGTTGGAGCCGTGGGTTCTGCCACAACATTTGGTGACAATGCAAACCTGGAAACGACTGACACCTGGAATAGCCCTCTGCCAGCTACGACAACGGACGACGATGACCTCTCCGAGCATTCGAATGCCGCCTGCACCAGCACCAGTAGCTCCAGCGAACACAGCAACAGCACGGTGGTGCACAGTCCCACTGTGGCGGAAAGCACATCTGCCTCAGCATCGGCATCTGCCTCAGTCAGACATCCCAGTCCCAGCTTGAGTCAGCACAGCCAGTCGTCGCTGGCCATTACCTGTGAGCCGCACTCGACCTCCACAACCACTTTGTCTTCGCTGGGCTCAGACCTGGgcaacggaaacggaaatacCATACCCGCTTTTCTAATAGCCGCGAGGCCAGTTACCCTGCCCATTGGCGGGCAAATGCCATCGGCCACGGTGCAGCCGGGAGCTTGCTCCGCGGCCAGTACGCCCAAACACTCACGCTACTCCAAGCCCCGGCTCAGCCTGAGCCGCGTCTTCAACCATTGCTCCATGCCCTCGGTGCACGGAAGGTCAAATCTTAGTGTGACGCAGTCGGGCGAAGGAATGTTAGCTGCCAACCCGGGAACTGTTGCAAATACCCCAAAACGTATTTCGACACACCAAAGAAACTTGAGTTTGGATTTCAG ATCCATGGGCATACTGCTGCCCCCAGTATCACAGGTGACCAATACTCGCATCAATCACACGCAGCACCACCGCAATCGCAGCCTCGACAGTGCCCTGCAACGCATTCCGGAG GTTGAAGTGTCTTCACCAAATGCCGAAAACGAGAACACATTCTGCTCCCCGTCCATTCTCAGTGCGAATATGTGCTCAAAGATTGCCACGACCGCGGCGAGTGTAACGGCAGCTCTGTCCCCGCCCCCCACGCCGGCCTTGATGTCCGTGGCCGCTTCGACGGCAACCCCGCCCCCGACTTTGGGCGCCAGGGGAAACACGCAGCATACAGTGCCGAAGCTTCAGCAGTCGATTTGTTTGACAGCAGCTTGTAGGTCCAGTGCCGTCG GGGAGTCCTGTCCAACACTGCGGGTACGGCGCAAGTCCAGCGAGTTGGTTGCGACCAATGGACAGGAAATGATCGAGACTATTGTCAGCAGCACCGGGAACGCCggtggcagcagcaacaacagctgcagcagcgccggcagcagcaaaaagcGGGAAGATCTCACTAGTCTGGGGTCGGATGACTCCG GCATCATCTGTGGCTCAGAGTCGGACCAAATATCCCTGAATCGCATATGCCATTCACATGAATCGCTCGATTCGGGTGAGATGGATGCGGACGGCGTTGCGGATGCCGATGCAGAGGAGTGCGTTGACCTCATGGAGGCGACGTCCATCGACGAGGAGTATATTATAATGCAACCAGACCATCTCTGCTTCTATCCCCCACACGCCGCTACAAACGAACTGGATTGCCGCACCCTGCGTCCTTCTCGCAAACAgaagcggcagcagcagcgagcCCTGGAGCAGGGCAATCTACTGGCCCAGGCTCCGCACAACGATGGCCAAACTGTGGATGCTGACGTCGATGCCCGAACAAGGTACCGCGTTATGAACATGTCCCAGGCAGCCATCAATGTTGAACTTGGCGCAGCTCCCAATGAAATTGAACCAGTGGTGTACGACAAAAAGTCTTTCCACGATCACCTAGAGGATGCGGATTTACCGAATCCAGCCGAGGCATCATCGCCACCATCCCTGCCCACCCCAAGTGCTGCGGCAACGACGCCAGCAACGCCATTGGCAACCAACACGCcaactgccacgcccacaccaACGGAGAGCACCAAGAACGACCAGGTTCTGTTCAAGAACTTCTTCGGGGCCACCAAGAACGCTATCTTCCGCACAGCCCAAAGCATTATTGAAAACCACGAGAAAAAGAACGCTGCCAAGCAGAAGGAGCAGCCTGATAACTCTAATGCGGTGCCTTTAGTAAGTTCGCCAAGCGGTGGTAGTACATCGCCACAGGACCAGGTCAAGTCACCTACTGACATTTCCAAAAAGAAGGAATTTTTCAGTCTGCTTACGTCGAATTCCAGCAAAAAGGCCGCGGCTGCTGCGGCAGCGGCTGCAGCGAACTCAGCTGCCAACACTCCTATCGTCTCGCCCACGGAAGGTCAAGCTCCAGCAGCAGACCATAATATTCAACAACTGTACGACACAACTGTCGATTCAAGGGTGAAGGAGCGTACGCTCAACCTGCGCCTTCCCGGTGCAGATAGTGAAGCCGGCGAAAGAGCACTGGAAAAGTCTTCATCATTTAACTCGCTACACAAACTAAAACTCCCTGTTCCCGGTGTCGTTAAGTACTTCATCAGTGAACGAGCACCGGTGTCGGATTTGCTGCAAAAGCCGGAAAAAGGTCAAAGTGGCCTGTTGCGTTTCTTCGAGTCGCCAGTCTTTAACATACATTTCGCTGTGCATTACCTCTTTTACTCGAAAGAACCGGGAGTGCTTAGCTTTATCGGCAATAAGATCTTCAGCTTTCCCGACCAGGAGGTCGATCTATACATACCACAACTGATTGTCATGTACATCCAGATGGATGAACTAGCCGAGGTTCTGGATCCGTATCTGACCATTCGCTGTCGCAAGTCCGTGGACTTCTCGCTCAAATGTCTGTGGCTACTGGAGGCCTACAACTACCAGGTGGACTCCCTAGGAAACTCACACAACAGCTCCCGGAAATCTAAGCTGGCGCTCATGAAGGAAATATTCTCAAAAAAGGAGCAGAAGCAGGCTCAGAACGAAGCCAAGTCTGCTGGCACGGCAGGCGTCGGGGAGCCGAGGTCGATAGTGGCCTTTGCCAAGAAGACACACCACCGCTCACAATCCGATGCCACAGTGCTGCTAGCCGACTCCCGCTCACCTCACACATTAAGCATATCTCACCGTATGTATCAGCAACCGCCCTACACTACGCAAACGCTTCCCACAACTCCCGCCAAACTATGTCTCGGTGACTTATCCTCGGGACACGCCTTCGACAACGGATGCACTTGCTTCGAGACGGTGCGAGGACAAGTGAACGGACTGCTCGGACAGAGGACGCTTTGCAGCTGTGGAGCTCCAAAGACCGCGCCCCAAAAGGAGTTCATGAAGGCACTGATGAACGTGGGTAAAAAACTCACTTCATTGCCTTCTAAAGCGGAGAAGACCTCGGCGCTGCGGATGTTCCTCAACTTAATCAACAAGAACCTGCCCGCCCGAGTTTGGCTGCCGCTCTACTCGGACATTCCGCACCACGTCGTTCGAATTACGGAGGAAAAGACCGCTGTACTCAACTCAAAGGACAAGACCCCTTACATCATCTATGTGGAAGTGGTCGAAATTCCTGACATCTACACATCTCCCTTGATACCCAAGATGATGCCCTCGCTGCGGCATACAAAGAGTGAAGAGCACCTGGAAGGGTCCTGCCTAAATTCGCACCAACACCTGAGCTGTAGCCGTACTTCCAGCTGCAGCAGTAGTCAGCAGGGCTCGAGCTGCCGGCGAAAGAAGGGCCCAGATGTGGATGGCAGTTGTGGCGACTCTGGCTCTGGTCCACACACATGCTACGGCAACGTGATTTCCCTGGGCGGTCTTCAGCTCCAAGAAGATGACGTGTGGTCGAAGGAGGACGATGAGATTACGGCGCAGTACCTTAACATGCGAAAAGTGAGCGAGCGAGACACCATTTCACAGATGTCGCTGGACTCTTGCGATTCACGGGACCAAA GCCCACCAATCGTCTTCAACATTGGAGACGTGCGCTTGCGTCACTGCAGCAACTTAAGCTGCGAGAACACAAAATCATTCAGCAACGACCCAGAAGATCCGTCGGCAGCGGCCCTAAAG GAACCATGGCACGAAAAGGAAAAGCTTATTCGCGAATCTTCGCCGTATGGCCATCTATCGAACTGGCGGCTGCTTTCTGCCATTGTTAAGTGCGGCGATGATTTACGACAGGAACTTATGGCTACCCAACTGTTACAG atgtttaaaattatctgGCAAGAGGAAGAAGTAGATCTGTGGGTGCGCCCGTACAAAATCGTCTGCCTTTCAAATGACAGTGGTCTTATTGAGCCCATCCTCAACACTGTCTCCCTGCACCAGATCAAAAAGAACTCCAACAAATCATTGAGAGATTATTTTATCGACGAGTACGGTGCACCCAACTCAGAGAGTTTCCGCCGAGCGCAAAAGAATTTCGTTCAAAGCTGTGCAGCCTACTGTCTAATTTCGTATTTGCTGCAAGTCAAGGACAG GCATAATGGCAATATACTCTTCCATTCGGATGGGCACATTATACACATTGACTTCGGATTCATTCTGAGTATATCTCCCAAAAACTTGG GATTTGAACAATCTCCATTTAAGCTTACTCCGGAATTTGTGGAAGTCATGGGAGGCACCAGCTCGGAGCATTGGCGTGAATTTAATAGGCTCTTGCTGGTGGGGATGATGACCGCCCGAAAGCATATGGATCGAATTATTAACTTTGTGGAAATCATGCGCAGCA ATGCACATTTGCCGTGCTTTAAAAATGGATGCTCCGGAACTGTACAGAATCTCCGCAAACGCTTTCATATGAATTTAACCGAGCAAGAAATGGAACGAAAAGTTGAGCAGCTTGTACAGGACTCGTTAAAAAGTCTGTCAACCAAACTGTACGATGGTTATCAGTACTACACGAATGGCATATTGTGA